One genomic region from Funiculus sociatus GB2-C1 encodes:
- a CDS encoding adenylyltransferase/cytidyltransferase family protein — protein MITSVYTLSEISQAIATDHSQWRPLVFTNGCFDILHAGHVRYLQIAKSFGRSLVVGLNSDRSVSAIKPHKQGLPPRPIVPQQQRAEVLAALKSVDGVVIFDTLTATSLIEALKPDIYVKGGDYSTETLPEAPAVLAYGGRIELVKVEIPTSTTALIDRILHSSQ, from the coding sequence ATGATTACCAGCGTCTACACATTGAGTGAAATAAGTCAAGCAATCGCGACCGATCATTCGCAATGGAGACCGTTAGTATTTACTAACGGGTGCTTTGATATACTCCATGCAGGTCATGTGAGATATTTACAAATAGCAAAGTCCTTCGGGCGATCGCTTGTGGTGGGGTTAAATAGCGATCGCTCAGTCAGTGCCATCAAACCGCACAAACAGGGATTGCCTCCTCGACCTATAGTTCCCCAACAGCAGCGCGCAGAAGTTCTCGCCGCCCTAAAGTCCGTCGATGGGGTAGTGATTTTCGACACCTTAACCGCCACTAGCTTAATTGAAGCACTCAAACCTGATATTTATGTCAAAGGAGGCGACTACAGCACAGAAACCCTGCCAGAAGCACCAGCTGTTTTGGCATACGGGGGGCGTATAGAATTAGTCAAAGTGGAAATTCCTACCTCAACCACAGCACTTATTGACCGCATCCTGCACTCAAGTCAATAG
- a CDS encoding response regulator transcription factor, with amino-acid sequence MKKILVVDDDRTLRTVLTRYLQTQGYQVQDVSSGMEALTVFEQDAPDVVVSDVMMPEMDGLEFCRRLRGIPSGQLVPFIFLSGKGELEDRIQGHTIGADDYLTKPFDPRELVAKIEAQLERSRRINAEMVRLMQQLATSAAPAEEKSQHSDVPPVMSLPLTPAEQRVFWEVIQGFTNKQISDRLFISPRTVQTHLSNILGKLELDNRSQLVRFAFERGYRRPSNEEQL; translated from the coding sequence ATGAAAAAGATATTAGTCGTTGATGATGACAGAACCCTGCGAACCGTCTTGACACGCTACCTGCAAACCCAAGGGTATCAGGTTCAGGATGTAAGTTCTGGTATGGAGGCATTAACTGTTTTTGAACAAGATGCACCGGATGTAGTGGTTAGTGATGTCATGATGCCAGAAATGGACGGTCTAGAATTTTGCCGCCGTCTGCGAGGGATACCTTCAGGACAATTAGTGCCGTTTATATTTCTATCAGGAAAAGGAGAATTAGAAGACCGCATTCAAGGACACACCATAGGAGCAGATGATTATCTGACAAAACCTTTCGATCCACGGGAATTAGTTGCAAAAATTGAGGCACAGCTAGAGCGATCGCGCCGCATCAATGCAGAAATGGTACGGTTAATGCAGCAGCTGGCTACCAGCGCTGCCCCTGCTGAAGAGAAATCACAACACTCGGATGTTCCCCCAGTAATGTCGCTGCCCTTAACCCCAGCAGAGCAAAGAGTTTTTTGGGAGGTAATTCAAGGTTTTACCAACAAACAAATTAGCGATCGCTTGTTCATCAGTCCCCGCACAGTTCAAACCCATCTGAGTAACATCCTCGGTAAGCTGGAGCTAGATAATCGCTCTCAACTGGTTCGCTTTGCCTTTGAACGCGGATACCGCCGTCCCAGCAATGAGGAGCAATTATAG
- a CDS encoding GUN4 domain-containing protein yields MIDPKTADLPDTTSNDIAALRFKFESGSPAGQLQLIPELIKAGESGLEVLMEFLLQSKSNPATLVAFKAYQTLESANSKVADEFLQTHFPNGIVPLNSERGIDYTPLQQLLKKQDFLSADRMTLQKMCELAGVDAVQRKWLYFTEVENFPIKDLQTINNLWFVYSEGKFGFGVQHEIWLGVGKNFLKFWPKIGWKNGNNWTRYPNGFTWDMSAPRGHLPLSNQLRGVRVIASLLSHPAWSNKSPES; encoded by the coding sequence ATGATTGACCCAAAGACTGCCGATCTACCAGACACCACCTCTAACGATATCGCTGCCCTCCGCTTCAAGTTCGAGTCGGGTTCTCCAGCAGGGCAACTACAACTCATTCCGGAACTCATAAAAGCTGGAGAATCCGGTTTAGAGGTACTGATGGAATTTTTACTTCAAAGCAAGTCAAACCCTGCCACTTTGGTTGCTTTCAAAGCCTACCAGACCCTTGAGAGCGCCAACTCAAAAGTCGCAGATGAATTTCTGCAAACCCATTTCCCTAACGGGATCGTACCGCTAAACTCAGAACGCGGCATCGACTACACACCCCTGCAACAGCTGCTCAAAAAACAGGACTTTCTTTCAGCTGATCGGATGACCTTGCAAAAAATGTGTGAATTAGCAGGAGTTGATGCCGTGCAGAGAAAATGGTTGTACTTTACTGAAGTAGAAAACTTCCCTATTAAGGATTTGCAAACCATCAATAACCTTTGGTTCGTCTACTCAGAAGGGAAATTTGGCTTTGGAGTGCAGCACGAAATTTGGTTGGGTGTCGGCAAAAACTTCTTAAAATTCTGGCCGAAAATCGGCTGGAAGAATGGAAACAACTGGACTCGATACCCTAACGGGTTTACCTGGGATATGTCCGCGCCTAGAGGTCATCTCCCTCTGTCAAATCAGCTACGAGGTGTCCGGGTGATTGCCTCCTTGCTATCTCATCCCGCCTGGTCGAATAAAAGTCCTGAATCTTGA